A genomic window from Zonotrichia leucophrys gambelii isolate GWCS_2022_RI chromosome 25, RI_Zleu_2.0, whole genome shotgun sequence includes:
- the MCL1 gene encoding induced myeloid leukemia cell differentiation protein Mcl-1, whose translation MFAVKPKTVIGFNLYCGGSPALAPGGPEQRPEPAAAAAAASEPPRERSGAAAGRADPPRALIGRGAAPRALIGCGATLWRPEEELDGCDPEPERGPAADSLPGTPPGPPDGLRQDSLELISRYLREAAGEAQPSAKKLFQGLLGGPGRPGSAGDAVMEKALETLRRVGDGVMRKHELAFQGMLRKLQIQQEEDLQCVVEVAAQMFSDGVTNWGRVVTLIAFGAFVAKHLKSIQQEQSVSSLAGIITDALVNSKREWLESQGGWEGFVDFFRVEDLESSIRNVLMAFAGVAGLGASLAYMIR comes from the exons ATGTTCGCCGTGAAGCCGAAAACCGTCATCGGCTTCAACCTCTACTGCGGCGGCTCCCCGGCGCTGGCGCCCGGCGGGCCGGAGCAGCGCCCGgagcccgcggccgccgccgccgccgcctcagAGCCGCCCCGCGAGCGCTCCGGGGCCGCCGCCGGCCGCGCCGACCCCCCCCGCGCGCTGATTGGCCGAGGCGCTGCGCCGCGCGCGCTGATTGGCTGCGGCGCGACTCTATGGCGCCCCGAAGAGGAGCTGGACGGGTGCGACCCCGAGCCcgagcgcggccccgccgccgaTTCGCTgcccgggacccccccggggcCTCCGGACGGGCTCCGGCAGGACTCGCTGGAGCTCATCAGCCGCTACCTGAGGGAAGCGGCGGGAGAGGCGCAGCCCAGCGCTAAGAAACTTTTTCAGGGTCTCCTGGGTGGTCCCGGCCGGCCGGGCTCGGCGGGGGATGCGGTGATGGAGAAGGCGCTGGAAACGCTGCGGAGAGTCGGCGACGGCGTCATGAGGAAACACGAGCTCGCCTTCCAAG GGAtgctgaggaagctgcagaTCCAGCAGGAGGAGGACCTGCAGTGCGTGGTGGAGGTGGCAGCCCAGATGTTCAGCGACGGCGTCACCAACTGGGGACGGGTTGTGACCCTCATCGCCTTCGGGGCCTTCGTGGCCAAGCACCTCAAGAgcatccagcaggagcagagcgtcagcagcctggctgggatcaTCACCGACGCCCTGGTGAACTCCAAGAGGGAGTGGCTGGAGAGCCAGGGGGGCTGG gaGGGCTTTGTGGACTTTTTCCGCGTGGAGGACCTGGAGAGCAGCATCCGGAACGTTCTGATGGCCTTCGCGGGCGTGGCCGGCCTGGGCGCCAGCCTGGCCTACATGATCCGgtga